One window from the genome of Eucalyptus grandis isolate ANBG69807.140 chromosome 7, ASM1654582v1, whole genome shotgun sequence encodes:
- the LOC104453572 gene encoding U-box domain-containing protein 44 isoform X1, with amino-acid sequence MRPPMDFNIGIEDIGAAVLQELWNRVTLQAIKLAGETRDVVLAKDSFQEFSGSISQLISVLQTVDAGKVEAELGSEFTKTTLQKLNSQLHLACDVIEDCRSGSRLRLILRLSRVLAQMQGLAKEIAETISSLQLVNLSISLNVKTMIGNIIDKLGSMEFQSSTAIERISSEIENSIKQERNNHRSAMKLLEKIAEAVGASENTSLVQQELTILKQEKEEMEAQKKQAEALQLSQLIQLLYSTEIVTRPVDDNSNTRRQYYPIDSFLCPLSHELMTEPVAILCGHSFEKKAIQEHFKRGEPVCPTCKEKLPSPDITPNLSLRGSIQEWRQRDMDLKFQAAIQGINSDEESTQNGALEEMKSLLRTPVYAAKFSEENPIPRLVGFLKNKRLHTAATLKCLSYLARHSEECKLQESIVKAGAIHLVVKHLYKDEAGHDAIAVLLELSSREAIAEEIGKAKNSIPLIVSMLHYSERDVSEKAHIVLQNLSFNTHFIVKMAECGYFKPFVCRFNEGSQETRALMAAALVQMQLKETSIIDLKNDSFIHSLVEMLSSSSPAYKSACLQAIKKLMAHTAISKQLLADTMTIPLLLGLISHVMSDPYSKEEAVEVLALLVGATEPCDFQIFQGLKELQSEHSINLFLHLISTSETQARIKFLQLLVELSHKSEQARELIRLDDDANAHLYSCLENAQPAVRRWAMELVYSISKGHLGGVPLPPTPRKEAVIHKIAFILTNSQDPEERSVAAGIIGQLPKDDTTVDDLLLKSDVLKAIYEIICGVDMESNRAQTVPNLGELLLENALAALLHYTEPSKIYLQKQVGKLELYPSLIRALSSRSSLAKQRAAIALAHLSQSTSLSFSRETVIPTADRKAAPLSRLLKLFPNFSWCCSPSSEIESLCSVHGIACSSRDTFCLVKTDAMMPLMKSLKGTDPGVQEAALMALETLLTDDRTLSQATAAIVDNHGIDAILHVLEKGSHSVKPKALDLLEKILSHTSLTDPSFRRIEGVLIQLVHEDGHRKKAALVLRQMKLLPEQSSYF; translated from the exons ATGAGGCCCCCGATGGACTTCAACATCGGAATCGAGGACATCGGAGCGGCTGTTCTGCAAGAACTATGGAACAGGGTGACTCTACAAGCCATAAAGCTCGCGGGCGAAACACGGGATGTGGTGCTTGCAAAGGACAGCTTTCAGGAGTTCTCGGGAAGCATATCGCAACTGATCAGCGTCCTCCAGACCGTGGATGCCGGGAAGGTTGAAGCCGAGCTCGGCTCAGAGTTCACAAAGACTACCCTGCAGAAATTGAATTCCCAGCTACATCTTGCGTGTGATGTCATCGAAGATTGTAGATCCGGCAGCCGCCTCCGCCTCATACTCCGTTTGAGCAGAGTCCTCGCTCAGATGCAGGGATTGGCCAAAGAGATTGCTGAAACCATCTCTTCATTGCAGTTGGTCAATCTCAGCATCAgcttgaatgtaaagacaatgATCGGCAACATCATCGACAAACTGGGGTCCATGGAGTTCCAGTCTTCAACTGCAATAGAGAGAATTTCTTCAGAGATAGAGAACTCGATAAAACAGGAAAGAAATAACCACAGGAGTGCCATGAAACTCTTGGAGAAAATTGCAGAAGCTGTTGGAGCTAGCGAGAATACATCCTTAGTGCAACAGGAGTTAACAATTTTGAAGcaagagaaggaagaaatggAGGCTCAAAAGAAACAGGCCGAGGCACTTCAGCTGTCACAGCTAATACAGCTTCTCTACAGCACAGAAATCGTGACAAGGCCTGTAGATGATAATTCCAACACACGTCGCCAGTATTACCCAATCGACTCATTTCTATGCCCACTCTCCCATGAACTTATGACAGAACCCGTTGCAATCTTATGTGGCCATAGCTTTGAGAAGAAGGCCATTCAAGAGCACTTTAAAAGAGGAGAACCAGTTTGCCCCACCTGCAAAGAGAAGCTTCCCTCTCCGGACATAACACCAAACCTCTCTCTTCGAGGATCCATCCAAGAATGGAGGCAAAGGGACATGGACTTAAAATTCCAAGCGGCAATACAGGGGATCAATTCCGATGAGGAGTCTACACAAAATGGTGCTTTAGAGGAGATGAAGTCTCTCCTGAGAACGCCTGTCTATGCTGCCAAATTTTCagaagaaaatcccattccaaGGTTGGTCGGCTTTCTGAAAAACAAAAGGTTACATACTGCGGCTACGCTTAAATGTCTCAGCTACCTAGCCAGACACTCAGAAGAATGCAAG TTGCAGGAATCCATTGTTAAAGCGGGAGCAATTCATCTCGTTGTGAAACATCTCTATAAAGATGAAGCGGGACACGATGCTATTGCAGTCTTGTTGGAGCTGTCCTCGAGAGAGGCAATTGCAGAGGAAATTGGAAAAGCCAAAAACAGCATTCCCCTAATAGTTTCCATGCTTCACTACTCGGAAAGAGATGTGTCGGAGAAAGCTCACATAGTGCTGCAAAATCTGTCCTTTAACACCCACTTCATCGTCAAAATGGCAGAATGTGGATACTTCAAACCATTTGTTTGTCGCTTCAACGAAG GATCACAGGAGACCAGAGCACTGATGGCTGCGGCTTTAGTACAGATGCAACTCAAGGAGACTAGCatcattgatttgaaaaatgattcATTTATACACAGTCTGGTCGAAATGCTCTCTTCAAGCTCCCCGGCATACAAATCAGCTTGTCTCCAGGCCATCAAAAAACTCATGGCACACACCGCTATTTCTAAGCAGCTCCTGGCAGACACCATGACTATTCCACTCTTGCTCGGCCTCATATCACACGTAATGTCTGATCCATACTCAAAGGAAGAAGCTGTAGAGGTTCTCGCGTTGCTTGTTGGGGCCACTGAGCCTTGTGACTTCCAGATATTTCAAGGCTTGAAGGAGCTCCAGTCTGAGCACAGCATCAATTTATTCTTACACCTCATATCTACTTCTGAGACTCAAGCTAGAATAAAGTTTTTACAGTTGCTGGTGGAGCTCAGCCATAAATCTGAGCAAGCTAGAGAACTAATCCGATTGGATGATGATGCAAATGCCCATCTCTACTCTTGCCTCGAAAACGCCCAGCCTGCAGTAAGAAGATGGGCAATGGAACTTGTATACAGTATCTCCAAAGGTCACCTTGGTGGAGTTCCACTTCCTCCAACACCCAGAAAAGAAGCTGTCATTCACAAAATAGCATTTATTCTTACGAATTCACAAGATCCGGAAGAAAGGTCTGTTGCTGCTGGAATCATCGGCCAACTCCCAAAAGATGATACCACTGTTGATGATCTATTACTTAAATCAGATGTGTTAAAAGCCATATATGAGATCATATGTGGGGTAGACATGGAAAGCAATCGAGCTCAAACTGTGCCAAATTTGGGTGAACTTCTGTTGGAGAATGCACTGGCAGCACTACTACACTACACAGAACCGTCCAAGATTTATCTACAGAAGCAAGTGGGAAAACTCGAACTGTATCCATCACTGATCCGTGCGCTGTCCAGTCGGAGCTCTTTAGCCAAGCAACGTGCGGCAATTGCACTAGCCCATTTATCCCAGTCTACCAGCTTGTCATTTTCTCGTGAAACAGTTATCCCTACAGCAGACAGAAAGGCAGCACCACTCAGCCGATTACTGAAGCTCTTCCCCAACTTTTCCTGGTGTTGTTCCCCCTCATCAGAAATTGAAAGCTTGTGTTCTGTTCATGGTATCGCTTGCTCGTCAAGGGACACTTTCTGCCTTGTCAAGACAGATGCAATGATGCCACTCATGAAATCATTGAAGGGGACAGATCCTGGCGTGCAAGAGGCTGCTTTGATGGCACTTGAAACATTGCTGACAGATGACAGAACACT
- the LOC104453572 gene encoding U-box domain-containing protein 44 isoform X2 gives MRPPMDFNIGIEDIGAAVLQELWNRVTLQAIKLAGETRDVVLAKDSFQEFSGSISQLISVLQTVDAGKVEAELGSEFTKTTLQKLNSQLHLACDVIEDCRSGSRLRLILRLSRVLAQMQGLAKEIAETISSLQLVNLSISLNVKTMIGNIIDKLGSMEFQSSTAIERISSEIENSIKQERNNHRSAMKLLEKIAEAVGASENTSLVQQELTILKQEKEEMEAQKKQAEALQLSQLIQLLYSTEIVTRPVDDNSNTRRQYYPIDSFLCPLSHELMTEPVAILCGHSFEKKAIQEHFKRGEPVCPTCKEKLPSPDITPNLSLRGSIQEWRQRDMDLKFQAAIQGINSDEESTQNGALEEMKSLLRTPVYAAKFSEENPIPRLVGFLKNKRLHTAATLKCLSYLARHSEECKESIVKAGAIHLVVKHLYKDEAGHDAIAVLLELSSREAIAEEIGKAKNSIPLIVSMLHYSERDVSEKAHIVLQNLSFNTHFIVKMAECGYFKPFVCRFNEGSQETRALMAAALVQMQLKETSIIDLKNDSFIHSLVEMLSSSSPAYKSACLQAIKKLMAHTAISKQLLADTMTIPLLLGLISHVMSDPYSKEEAVEVLALLVGATEPCDFQIFQGLKELQSEHSINLFLHLISTSETQARIKFLQLLVELSHKSEQARELIRLDDDANAHLYSCLENAQPAVRRWAMELVYSISKGHLGGVPLPPTPRKEAVIHKIAFILTNSQDPEERSVAAGIIGQLPKDDTTVDDLLLKSDVLKAIYEIICGVDMESNRAQTVPNLGELLLENALAALLHYTEPSKIYLQKQVGKLELYPSLIRALSSRSSLAKQRAAIALAHLSQSTSLSFSRETVIPTADRKAAPLSRLLKLFPNFSWCCSPSSEIESLCSVHGIACSSRDTFCLVKTDAMMPLMKSLKGTDPGVQEAALMALETLLTDDRTLSQATAAIVDNHGIDAILHVLEKGSHSVKPKALDLLEKILSHTSLTDPSFRRIEGVLIQLVHEDGHRKKAALVLRQMKLLPEQSSYF, from the exons ATGAGGCCCCCGATGGACTTCAACATCGGAATCGAGGACATCGGAGCGGCTGTTCTGCAAGAACTATGGAACAGGGTGACTCTACAAGCCATAAAGCTCGCGGGCGAAACACGGGATGTGGTGCTTGCAAAGGACAGCTTTCAGGAGTTCTCGGGAAGCATATCGCAACTGATCAGCGTCCTCCAGACCGTGGATGCCGGGAAGGTTGAAGCCGAGCTCGGCTCAGAGTTCACAAAGACTACCCTGCAGAAATTGAATTCCCAGCTACATCTTGCGTGTGATGTCATCGAAGATTGTAGATCCGGCAGCCGCCTCCGCCTCATACTCCGTTTGAGCAGAGTCCTCGCTCAGATGCAGGGATTGGCCAAAGAGATTGCTGAAACCATCTCTTCATTGCAGTTGGTCAATCTCAGCATCAgcttgaatgtaaagacaatgATCGGCAACATCATCGACAAACTGGGGTCCATGGAGTTCCAGTCTTCAACTGCAATAGAGAGAATTTCTTCAGAGATAGAGAACTCGATAAAACAGGAAAGAAATAACCACAGGAGTGCCATGAAACTCTTGGAGAAAATTGCAGAAGCTGTTGGAGCTAGCGAGAATACATCCTTAGTGCAACAGGAGTTAACAATTTTGAAGcaagagaaggaagaaatggAGGCTCAAAAGAAACAGGCCGAGGCACTTCAGCTGTCACAGCTAATACAGCTTCTCTACAGCACAGAAATCGTGACAAGGCCTGTAGATGATAATTCCAACACACGTCGCCAGTATTACCCAATCGACTCATTTCTATGCCCACTCTCCCATGAACTTATGACAGAACCCGTTGCAATCTTATGTGGCCATAGCTTTGAGAAGAAGGCCATTCAAGAGCACTTTAAAAGAGGAGAACCAGTTTGCCCCACCTGCAAAGAGAAGCTTCCCTCTCCGGACATAACACCAAACCTCTCTCTTCGAGGATCCATCCAAGAATGGAGGCAAAGGGACATGGACTTAAAATTCCAAGCGGCAATACAGGGGATCAATTCCGATGAGGAGTCTACACAAAATGGTGCTTTAGAGGAGATGAAGTCTCTCCTGAGAACGCCTGTCTATGCTGCCAAATTTTCagaagaaaatcccattccaaGGTTGGTCGGCTTTCTGAAAAACAAAAGGTTACATACTGCGGCTACGCTTAAATGTCTCAGCTACCTAGCCAGACACTCAGAAGAATGCAAG GAATCCATTGTTAAAGCGGGAGCAATTCATCTCGTTGTGAAACATCTCTATAAAGATGAAGCGGGACACGATGCTATTGCAGTCTTGTTGGAGCTGTCCTCGAGAGAGGCAATTGCAGAGGAAATTGGAAAAGCCAAAAACAGCATTCCCCTAATAGTTTCCATGCTTCACTACTCGGAAAGAGATGTGTCGGAGAAAGCTCACATAGTGCTGCAAAATCTGTCCTTTAACACCCACTTCATCGTCAAAATGGCAGAATGTGGATACTTCAAACCATTTGTTTGTCGCTTCAACGAAG GATCACAGGAGACCAGAGCACTGATGGCTGCGGCTTTAGTACAGATGCAACTCAAGGAGACTAGCatcattgatttgaaaaatgattcATTTATACACAGTCTGGTCGAAATGCTCTCTTCAAGCTCCCCGGCATACAAATCAGCTTGTCTCCAGGCCATCAAAAAACTCATGGCACACACCGCTATTTCTAAGCAGCTCCTGGCAGACACCATGACTATTCCACTCTTGCTCGGCCTCATATCACACGTAATGTCTGATCCATACTCAAAGGAAGAAGCTGTAGAGGTTCTCGCGTTGCTTGTTGGGGCCACTGAGCCTTGTGACTTCCAGATATTTCAAGGCTTGAAGGAGCTCCAGTCTGAGCACAGCATCAATTTATTCTTACACCTCATATCTACTTCTGAGACTCAAGCTAGAATAAAGTTTTTACAGTTGCTGGTGGAGCTCAGCCATAAATCTGAGCAAGCTAGAGAACTAATCCGATTGGATGATGATGCAAATGCCCATCTCTACTCTTGCCTCGAAAACGCCCAGCCTGCAGTAAGAAGATGGGCAATGGAACTTGTATACAGTATCTCCAAAGGTCACCTTGGTGGAGTTCCACTTCCTCCAACACCCAGAAAAGAAGCTGTCATTCACAAAATAGCATTTATTCTTACGAATTCACAAGATCCGGAAGAAAGGTCTGTTGCTGCTGGAATCATCGGCCAACTCCCAAAAGATGATACCACTGTTGATGATCTATTACTTAAATCAGATGTGTTAAAAGCCATATATGAGATCATATGTGGGGTAGACATGGAAAGCAATCGAGCTCAAACTGTGCCAAATTTGGGTGAACTTCTGTTGGAGAATGCACTGGCAGCACTACTACACTACACAGAACCGTCCAAGATTTATCTACAGAAGCAAGTGGGAAAACTCGAACTGTATCCATCACTGATCCGTGCGCTGTCCAGTCGGAGCTCTTTAGCCAAGCAACGTGCGGCAATTGCACTAGCCCATTTATCCCAGTCTACCAGCTTGTCATTTTCTCGTGAAACAGTTATCCCTACAGCAGACAGAAAGGCAGCACCACTCAGCCGATTACTGAAGCTCTTCCCCAACTTTTCCTGGTGTTGTTCCCCCTCATCAGAAATTGAAAGCTTGTGTTCTGTTCATGGTATCGCTTGCTCGTCAAGGGACACTTTCTGCCTTGTCAAGACAGATGCAATGATGCCACTCATGAAATCATTGAAGGGGACAGATCCTGGCGTGCAAGAGGCTGCTTTGATGGCACTTGAAACATTGCTGACAGATGACAGAACACT